The window CACTCTGTAATTGGGCTTTATGAACTTGTCCCAGGCTAGCGGCAGCAAGGGGAATCGGTTCAAAATTACAGAAAAGTTCTGTTACAGGCTTGCCAAAATCCTGCTTAATAATGGCTTCAACCTGCTCGTAACTGAAAGCAGGCACCCGGTCTTGCAGCTTACTTAGTTCTTCGACATACTCACTAGGAAATAAGTCGGCACGGGTTGAAAAAAGTTGACCCACTTTAATAAAAGTTGGGCCTAAATCTAAGAAGGTTTCTCGAATCCAAATCGCCTGGGTTCTGCGACGACGCGCCCGTTTTTCATCTGTGATTCCACCAGGATAGCTCCAGGGCTTGCTATCAAGCCATAACCCAAAGAGTAGGGTTAAAAAGAATCCCCAAATGTCAACGAATCGCCGATTCCGGGAATAATTTTCTCGATTCCAGCGATAGGCTTTATCTTTGTAAACCTTATCGACAGAGCGCTGGGGAGAGAGCGGACGTTCCTGATTGGGTTTGAGGTTGATAGGGTCTTTAGAGAGAGCAGACACTCGGATTCCTAGAATAGTGTTTCAAAAAATCAGTCGTATAAAAAAGCTTTTAACCTCTGCGATTAAGCATGATTATTGATTTTTTGGCTCAATCTTTGTCTCTCCCACCACTAAAAAACAACTGTAATCTGCTTAGGAGTTTCCACTCTTAGACGGATTGATTGCGGTAGAGTTTCAATTCCGCACGCAATCGGGCAATTTCGGAGCGCAGCTCATCGATGGTGGCTTGAAGATCACCCGACTGGGAACCAAACGGTACAATCGTGGTTGTCGTTCTGCCAAGACTTGCCGCTTCAGCCTCCCGTTGGGCTTTTTCCAGGACTTGCTCGGTAAATTGCCGCAGCCGTTCGCGTTGCTCGGCATCAAACTTGCCGAGTTCACTCAAGGCATTGGTTAGGGCATCTTCTACTTGCTCATTCAGGGCTTGCGCCAGAGCTCTGCCCACAAAAAACGCATGAATTACAGAATTGCTCATGAAAAAATTTCTTTAGCATCCGCAACAAAATTATAACTTGTTTGTCAGGATAGGGGATGGAAGCCCGGATGAAGGTTGAACGTTCGATACTAGAGCGGTTTGAAGGTTCTGAATATAACCTTTAACTGGCTAACTGACCCCCGTTCCACTCAGATCCGGGGTTTCGTTACAGGCCAATCGCTTCTAGGGGGAAACGATTGTTCCGTGTGCAAGAAGGTCGAACCCGGTGCCTGAGGCCCGTTGACTCGAAGTGCAAAACCAAATCCTAACCCCGCTGAGGCGGCGATCGCACCGGTCAGAAGGAGTGCTCGTAGGAGCGATGTCCTTTTGGGTAAGTTCTCTTTTTGAGTACAGGATAATTTCCCTAAACGCCCATTCAGAAGGTTAAATTTTATTGCTGTCGTGTTCCTAAAATTAACCAAAGTTTGGAGTTTTGTTACGAAAAGCTGACCGATGGCGGATTGAGGCGTTGGTGAGGCAGAGGTTTTGCCGTTGGCGGGAGGCGAGTTGGCAGTACTCCTACCAGAGATAGGACGGGGCAATCCTTCTGGGTTGGCTTTAGATTGATCGATTAAACAATCTTTTAGAGCGGGTTGAGGCGTTGGTTTTTGATCCAACTTAGGCAATAGAGAAAGCCAAGCTTCCACCGTTTGGGGGCGTTTTTGAGCCGTGAACTCCAGTCCACGCCAAATCGCCCGTTTAACGGCTTGGCTAATCTTAGGCGTGACGTGATGGGAATTTTGTAAGAAAAGGCGATCGCCTCCATCGGCTTGAAGCTTTTGGCGAACGGGTGCAGGTAACGGTGGGTTCCGATACAACAAGGTATATAAAGTTGCCGCCAAGCTATAAATATCTGTCGCTGGTGTACGCAGATCCTCCTGGGAATATAGCTCTAGTGGAGCATATCCAGCCGAGAGCCAATCACCTTGAACTGGCATCATTCCAGCTAATAACTCACTCAACATCCCCAACCCACTAATTACAACGCGATCCGTGTTTTGTCGCCGAATGATGTTTTGAGGTTTGATATCGCCGTGTAGCAACCCTGCCTTGTGCAGAGAACTCAAGGCATTGCTTACTTGACGAATATAATCAATCGCTTTCGCTTCTGAAAGTACCGACCTTTGAATGAGTTCCGCAAGAGTCTGCCCTGGGACATATTCCATCACAACGTAAGGACAGCCAGCGTCTTCAAAGACATCGAGTATCTGAACAAGATTCGGATGCTTAAAGCGTTTCAATCCCTCGGCGTACTTGATCAATTTTGGCTTGAATCGGTCAAACTCTGAGCGCTGAAGCAGATTTTCGGTTAAGGTTCTGATGACGACGGCTTGACCTGACTCTGTATCAATGGCTCGGTAGGTGAGTGTCAGGGCATCCTGGCCTAGATGGGCATTGAGGAGATATTTTCCTTGATGTAAGGCTGCTCCAGCCGTCAAATTCATAAAATTTCACTCACCGTTTTCCCTACATATGCTACCTCTTAGAAGTCGGTCAGCAAACCCTCAAGGTGGTTGACGAGCTTTTCAGCCTTTCTTGGGAACGTGGTTTAAGCATTGATGCCATCACAAAAGACGATTTTTCCACCGCTCGCGCTCTCCCTACTGATAATTTTGGGATCGCCAGGAATTGCCAGTTCCATTGCTACTACGCGTCAGCCTACACCCGCAACCGCCACTACAGCTAGTGCATCCCGGCAAAAGTTTCTGACCACCTCTGTGCAAGCGGGGGAGCGGGGCCGGAGCTCATACGAGGACAGGAAAGCAGGGGAGATTTTAGCTGGTCAGTTATTTCTGCCATGCTGCACTAGTCAGGCTGAAGTGTTAGCCGTTTTGGCTTTCAACCTGGCTACGAGTGGAAACATTGAGCAATCCCAGCCACTCTTCGAGCGTGCCATTCAGGTGGCAGAAGTAATTTCGGATCGGGCGGCTAAAATCAGAGCATTGTCTGCGATCGCCTTGAATCTGGCACAAGTGGGGCAAACACCGCGCTCAGAACAACTATTTAACACAGCGGTACAGCTAGCCAAAAAAACAAGCCCCGATTTCGACCTATACGCTCAAGGCCCAGCCTTGCGGGATGTCATCATGCAAATGGCTCAAGCCAGACAAACCGAACGAGCATTGCAATTAACGAAGACACTTTCTTCCCATCTCCTCAAAGCTCAAGCTCTCAACGAAATCGCGGCAAGTCTTGCCGATCGCGGACAATGGCAGCAAGCCAAGTCCATCCTACTAGAGGCGCTGCAATTCGCCAGAGGCATTACCGGAGACTATGCCTATGAATCCAATGGCTTTTGCGGCAACGAGAAATTTGCGGTACTTTCTAAAATTGCTGGCAATTTAAGTTTACTGTCTCAGTTAGACCGCGCCCTGCAAGTAGCGGGAAGCGTATCTGGCTGTAGTTCAGCCGCTGGGCAATCGACTCAGGACTATCAAGCCTGGGCATTTCTCGGCATTCTTAGCCATCTGAAAAAAGTAGACTCAGTCAAGCAGACGTGGAAAAGCGCCCAAGCCATCCAAAGCCCATTGGAGCAATCCATCGCTTGGTCGGCGATCGCCGTCAAACTGATCGATATGGGAGAAGTACCCCTCGCTTTATCGATCGCGCAAAAAATTGCTGCCATTCCTCCTGTAAAAGACTATAGTCCAGAGTGGACGCTACTCAATTTGGGTACAAAAGAAAATGCCTTGAGGGATATCGCCATTAAACTGACACAAAAGCAACAGTTTGATGCAGCGATGCAAGTTGTACAGGGCATGACAGCATCACCGCCGTCAGTATCTGGCTCAATGCAGGAGTCCGATCTCTTTCCCCAACCCAGTATCAAAGACACAACCTTGGGTGAGATCGCCCACCAGATGGCACTGGCTGGGCAAGTTTCTTCAGCACTCCAGGTAGCAAACTCCATTCCTAATATTGAAGGGAAAGCCCTGGCTCAGATTGCGATCGCCAGAGTCTTGCAAACTACAAAACAAGGGTCACAAGCCTCAAAATTACTTCAAGATTTGGTCTTACCGCCAACACCCATAAAGCCCAATGACTATTACGGTTATCAGCCGCTCAGCCACATTGCCACTGCACTGGTTACGGTGGGACAAACGGATCGTGCTCTCCAGATGGCTGAATCGATCCCAAGTGACTTACTCAGAGAAACAACCTTAACAGATATTGCTGTCCAACTGGCAGATTTGGGACAAATTGAACCAGCGGTGAAACTGGCTAAGAACCTCAAAGGACAAGGTTCTAGATCGATACTATTCAACAAAGTAGCCTCGAAGCTCGTGGAATTGGGTCAACTGGATCAGGCGCTTCAAATAGCATCTTCCCCCGCAAGCAGTTCATCATCCCTGGAAGGAAGTGAAAAAGCCAAGTTGTTAGCTGAAATTGCGGATAAATTTGCCCAAATAGGGCAGCGATCGCAAGCACTAAAAGTGGCGGAAACCATTGAAGATAATGAACTTAAAGCCAAGACGATAGCTGAGATCGCCACCAAACTGGCTCTGTAAATAGCATAAAAATGCTCAATTCCTCACCCAACACCCCAGCACCTCAGCACCCCAACACCCCAGCACCCCAGCTAAATTAAATGCATCACAGCTTACTGGGCGACGGATAATGTTTTGCCAGAAAAGCTTTAGCCTCTGCCTCATCCTGAATCATTCCATCCAGTGTTGCGGCTAAGAGTTTGTCCAACATTTCTCGGTATTGCGGCCCTGGTTTATAGCCCAACTTTTTCAGGTCGTTGCCATTGAGTGGTGCCTGTATATCAGCCCACGTTGTGAGATATTTCCACAACATCCGTCTGATGCTTCTAGGAGCTTGAATCGCCATCAAAACTAAAGTGGGTAACTTATACTGTCGCAGTAACCAGACAACTTCACTGGGACGCTTGGTATTCGGCAAGGACTTTAACACCTGTGCTTGTGCTGGAGCGAGTTGCTGGAGGCGCTCAATACTATCGAGGGGCAACTGAAGATTTTCTGCCACAGCCGCCCGTTCTTCCGGAGCTAGGTATGCCAGCAACACTTCTAAGCGCATCTGCCAGTGTTCTAGGCGTCGAGTGGGGTCAAACCGTCGCAGCCAACGGTCAACCAAACGTACTTGCCACCACAGTGTCTCATTGAGATCTAGGGTGGGATGGATACAGCGCAATGCACCTAATGAGGCTAAAAGCTGTAAGGCTCTGTTCCAATAAGGTGCCTGTAAAATATGCTTCAGTTCGGCTTTAAGGCGAGTTTGCAGGGCGGGGGCTTTGTCATTCTGGGAAAGCGATCGCTCATACACTCCACTTTCCATGGCATAACGGATATACGCTTCGGTTTGGGGTTCAATTTCAAATCCCAAGCGCACGGCAAACCGTACAGCGCGATAAATCCGGGTGGGGTCTTCGATAAAGCTGTTGGCGTGCAAAACTCGAATTTGACGCGATCGCAAATCCAGCAACCCGCCAAAAAAATCCAATAAGGGCAACTCCCCACTCCGAGAAGTCGTCAGGCGAACCGCCAAAGCATTGATGGTAAAATCTCGCCGATACAAGTCTTGACGAATCGAACTGGCTTCAACTTCAGGATTCGCTGCCGGATAAGGATAAAATTCAGTGCGAGCGGTGGCAATATCAACCCATAACGAGTCCAAAACTGGGTCATTGTGCCATAACAAAGCTGCCGTCTGAAAGGCTCCATGAACGTCTAATCGTACATTGGGGTAGAGTTTCTGAAGCGATTGAGCTAGGGTTACCCCTGCACCCGTATCCGCTGAGCGATGAAACCCATCCACGACTAAATCAATATCTTTGAGCAGTAGCTTCTGTGACGCATCAGCCAGTAATAAATCGCGGATGGCTCCCCCCACCAAATAAAGATTCCAGCCCCTAGATTGAGCCTCCTGAGCGGCTTGGGAGAGGAGTTTCCACTGCGTCGGCGCGAGGCGATCGCGAAGATTCGGAATGATCGCTTGAGGATGGGTCATCGGTAGCGGACACACATTGTCCCCACTTTCCCACTCTCCACTACCATTTTGATGCAGTTGCCGCAGAACATCGGTGCGGGTGACGATTCCGACTAACTGCCCATCCTGCAAGACGGGAAGACGCCCAATATCGTAAGTCACCATCAGCGACTCAATTTCTGGTAGAGACGTTTCGGGCGCGATTGTCTTGACATTTCGGGTCATATAACCTTTGACAGGTGCATGACCAAACCCATGATGTAGTGCTAAATCCAAGTCTCGCCGTGAAACAACACCAACCAGTTGGTCATTCTCGTCTACCACAGAAAGCCCCGAATGTCCATAGCGCAGTAAAATCCGTTGGGCTTCGCTAATCGTTGTTTCGGGACGAATCGTGCGTACTGGCGACGACATTAACTCCCGTGCGCTGAGTGGCTCTTGGATTTGGTCTTTAAGTTGGTGAACAAGCTGCTCTACCGTTGCCAGGGAATCCACATCTCGGAGTCTCATTGATGCCGCTTGGGAATGTCCACCACCCCCCAAGGGTTGGAACAACTTGTTCAAATTCGTTCCTTCAATTCGCGATCGCCCAATTACGGTGAGATAAGTTGAAGTTTGAAGGCTGGAACTTTCAACCTTCAATCTGCCAACCTGTAACCCTTGAGGATACTCTGCTGCTAGCAGCAAGGCATCGCTTTCTGTGAGTTCAACCAGTCGGGACGCCAAGCTTGATAATCCAGGGACAAAGCCTATTGTTTTCAGGAGTACCCAAGAAATTTTGTAGCCCAAATGGTTTTGTGAGTGTAAATTATCTAAGGCTTGTGTTAATAGGGTTTGGAGTTGAGGAGATAGTCCCGGATCGACATATTCGGCAATTTGCCGCACATTTGCCCCTTGTAGCATCAACCAGGCTAAAGCGGCAGCATCTCGTGCTGTCGTTTGGTCATAAGTCAAAGAACCTGTATCCACATGAATACCGAGTGCCATGACGGTTGCTTCAGCCGTGGTTAAGGCAATAGAAGCTTGCTGCAACTGCTCAACAATCAGAGTCGTCGTTGCTCCCACGGACTCAATTTGAATTTGGGTAGCGGGGATATCGCTGTCGATATCGAGGTGATGATCGTAGATTTCAATTGCGGTTAAATGAGATAAGTCGAACCATTCAGCAGCTTTTCCTAAGCGATCGCGCTTTTGGGTATCGACCACGACGAGGGATTGTATTTGTTTGGGGTTGACAGACCGACGCTCAATCAGGGCATACTCATCCCGATGCAGGGCTAAAAAATCTCGAACCGCTGGATGAGCACCGCCGGTCAGAACCAGCTTGGCTCCTGGCTTCAGGCGTGTTAACCCCACGGCAGCTCCTAAAGCATCAAAATCAGTGGTTGTGTGGCACAAAATCAGATCCATGGTTCGTGGGGTGAGGGTTTAACCGCTCGGAAATTTCAGCTAAAGTCGGTCAAATTTCGCTAGCTAATTGGCACAAAGGATTTCATCAGACTGACACAACTGACCCAAAGCCCTTCTGTTTCAGGAGGTTAGAGGGATTGGCAACAGTTAAAATAGCAGATATTCCCGATTCAGATGTGTCAGTCCTAACGGAGCAAAAACGCTTTCCAGAGTCAGTCTCAATAAAAACACGGCAATAAAAGAGAAAACTCTAGCTCTTGCCATGAGATTATATTATTGGTTGCACTCCCTGCCTGGATGGCTGAATCACAAAATCCACATATCCACAATTGAGTTAGATATAAGTGGGCTGCAACTAGCACAGCCAGGGAAACTCCAAACAACAAAGGGCAAAATAATTGTCCTGTTGGCGCAAGCCAAGCTACAAACTCTGATTACGCCTTCTCTCTCGGAGGTGTTGACCTGGAGACGCTGAGTAAGACCTATTCGGCTTTGCTCTAAACGGCATCAGCGGATGATCCGGGAAGAGTCCCTGTCGTATACTTCACGATCAGTCAAATTCGGGCTGAATAGTTTTTATCCAGCTCACTGCTTTTAATTTGGGAGAACAAGAAATGTCTATCATATTTCAAATATCACTTGCTGCTCTGGTTGCCCTGTCCTTTGTTATGGTGGTCGGTGTACCCGTCGCCTACGCCTCTCCGCAGAACTGGAATCAATCCAAACAGTTAATCTTTTTAGGTTCCGGCGTTTGGGTGGCTCTTGTTCTTTTAGTGGGTGTCTTGAATTTCTTGGTGGTGTAAACAACGTACACACCTCTACCCGAATTTTCGCTCTTAATGATTTCACACAACAGCCATGGCAGTTTTCGAGGGAACTTTTACTTCATCTAAACCCCTGCGGTTTGCAATTATCATTGGTCGATTCAACGATTTAGTGACGGGCAAACTCCTAACAGGATGTGAAGATTGTCTGAAACGCCACGGTGTTGATACCAATCCCCACGGTACTCAAGTAGATTATATTTGGGTACCTGGTGCTTTTGAGGTACCCCTGATGGCTCGTCAAGCCGCGATCACGGGACGTTATGATGCCGTGATTTGCCTAGGTGCAGTCATCCGGGGGCAAACCCCTCATTTCGATTATGTCGCGGCTGAAGTAGCCAAGGGGATTGCTTCGGCTGGCGCTGAAACGGGTGTGCCAGTAATCTTTGGAGTTGTGACAGCAGATACCATGCAGCAAGCCTTAGAACGGGCGGGTATCAAGAGTAATAAGGGCTGGGACTATGCCTTGAATGCCTTGGAGATGGCGAGCTTAATGCAGCACTTCAAGGGAAACGGGATAGCTTCAACTTATGCTACTTATGAAGAAAATGCTGTTACGCCTCAGGCGCTACCGATTTCCTCCAATCGGACAATCACTTCAGAGGCAAGGGTTGAACACCAACCGTCGGCTGAGTAGCTTTTGGGGGATGAAAAGAGACACAGGGACAGCCAGACAAGGGGGACAAAGCCAGTTTTTTTCGGCATTCTCCTTGTGTGTCTT of the Allocoleopsis franciscana PCC 7113 genome contains:
- the ribH gene encoding 6,7-dimethyl-8-ribityllumazine synthase; its protein translation is MAVFEGTFTSSKPLRFAIIIGRFNDLVTGKLLTGCEDCLKRHGVDTNPHGTQVDYIWVPGAFEVPLMARQAAITGRYDAVICLGAVIRGQTPHFDYVAAEVAKGIASAGAETGVPVIFGVVTADTMQQALERAGIKSNKGWDYALNALEMASLMQHFKGNGIASTYATYEENAVTPQALPISSNRTITSEARVEHQPSAE
- a CDS encoding DUF6825 family protein, which gives rise to MSNSVIHAFFVGRALAQALNEQVEDALTNALSELGKFDAEQRERLRQFTEQVLEKAQREAEAASLGRTTTTIVPFGSQSGDLQATIDELRSEIARLRAELKLYRNQSV
- a CDS encoding CBS domain-containing protein is translated as MDLILCHTTTDFDALGAAVGLTRLKPGAKLVLTGGAHPAVRDFLALHRDEYALIERRSVNPKQIQSLVVVDTQKRDRLGKAAEWFDLSHLTAIEIYDHHLDIDSDIPATQIQIESVGATTTLIVEQLQQASIALTTAEATVMALGIHVDTGSLTYDQTTARDAAALAWLMLQGANVRQIAEYVDPGLSPQLQTLLTQALDNLHSQNHLGYKISWVLLKTIGFVPGLSSLASRLVELTESDALLLAAEYPQGLQVGRLKVESSSLQTSTYLTVIGRSRIEGTNLNKLFQPLGGGGHSQAASMRLRDVDSLATVEQLVHQLKDQIQEPLSARELMSSPVRTIRPETTISEAQRILLRYGHSGLSVVDENDQLVGVVSRRDLDLALHHGFGHAPVKGYMTRNVKTIAPETSLPEIESLMVTYDIGRLPVLQDGQLVGIVTRTDVLRQLHQNGSGEWESGDNVCPLPMTHPQAIIPNLRDRLAPTQWKLLSQAAQEAQSRGWNLYLVGGAIRDLLLADASQKLLLKDIDLVVDGFHRSADTGAGVTLAQSLQKLYPNVRLDVHGAFQTAALLWHNDPVLDSLWVDIATARTEFYPYPAANPEVEASSIRQDLYRRDFTINALAVRLTTSRSGELPLLDFFGGLLDLRSRQIRVLHANSFIEDPTRIYRAVRFAVRLGFEIEPQTEAYIRYAMESGVYERSLSQNDKAPALQTRLKAELKHILQAPYWNRALQLLASLGALRCIHPTLDLNETLWWQVRLVDRWLRRFDPTRRLEHWQMRLEVLLAYLAPEERAAVAENLQLPLDSIERLQQLAPAQAQVLKSLPNTKRPSEVVWLLRQYKLPTLVLMAIQAPRSIRRMLWKYLTTWADIQAPLNGNDLKKLGYKPGPQYREMLDKLLAATLDGMIQDEAEAKAFLAKHYPSPSKL
- a CDS encoding tetratricopeptide repeat protein, which gives rise to MPSQKTIFPPLALSLLIILGSPGIASSIATTRQPTPATATTASASRQKFLTTSVQAGERGRSSYEDRKAGEILAGQLFLPCCTSQAEVLAVLAFNLATSGNIEQSQPLFERAIQVAEVISDRAAKIRALSAIALNLAQVGQTPRSEQLFNTAVQLAKKTSPDFDLYAQGPALRDVIMQMAQARQTERALQLTKTLSSHLLKAQALNEIAASLADRGQWQQAKSILLEALQFARGITGDYAYESNGFCGNEKFAVLSKIAGNLSLLSQLDRALQVAGSVSGCSSAAGQSTQDYQAWAFLGILSHLKKVDSVKQTWKSAQAIQSPLEQSIAWSAIAVKLIDMGEVPLALSIAQKIAAIPPVKDYSPEWTLLNLGTKENALRDIAIKLTQKQQFDAAMQVVQGMTASPPSVSGSMQESDLFPQPSIKDTTLGEIAHQMALAGQVSSALQVANSIPNIEGKALAQIAIARVLQTTKQGSQASKLLQDLVLPPTPIKPNDYYGYQPLSHIATALVTVGQTDRALQMAESIPSDLLRETTLTDIAVQLADLGQIEPAVKLAKNLKGQGSRSILFNKVASKLVELGQLDQALQIASSPASSSSSLEGSEKAKLLAEIADKFAQIGQRSQALKVAETIEDNELKAKTIAEIATKLAL
- a CDS encoding serine/threonine protein kinase, with the translated sequence MNLTAGAALHQGKYLLNAHLGQDALTLTYRAIDTESGQAVVIRTLTENLLQRSEFDRFKPKLIKYAEGLKRFKHPNLVQILDVFEDAGCPYVVMEYVPGQTLAELIQRSVLSEAKAIDYIRQVSNALSSLHKAGLLHGDIKPQNIIRRQNTDRVVISGLGMLSELLAGMMPVQGDWLSAGYAPLELYSQEDLRTPATDIYSLAATLYTLLYRNPPLPAPVRQKLQADGGDRLFLQNSHHVTPKISQAVKRAIWRGLEFTAQKRPQTVEAWLSLLPKLDQKPTPQPALKDCLIDQSKANPEGLPRPISGRSTANSPPANGKTSASPTPQSAIGQLFVTKLQTLVNFRNTTAIKFNLLNGRLGKLSCTQKENLPKRTSLLRALLLTGAIAASAGLGFGFALRVNGPQAPGSTFLHTEQSFPPRSDWPVTKPRI
- the psbZ gene encoding photosystem II reaction center protein PsbZ, encoding MSIIFQISLAALVALSFVMVVGVPVAYASPQNWNQSKQLIFLGSGVWVALVLLVGVLNFLVV